The Anabaena sp. PCC 7108 region CGAAAAATATACTTCTATAAATTTATTATTTACTAATAATTAGATAACCTAAATATAAAAACAACGAAGTGAAGCACTTTTTTTTCTCATGCTAATAACTACTCAAGAAAATACTGGGAATACTTACCTCAATCATCTTCAGTATGTAATTTTTCTTTTTAAGAAACTATGGCTGTGATACTCGAACTCCTTATAAAAAAAACAAAAATACCCCCCATTTCTGGAGGGTATTCTTCAGCTATCTGAATCTTTCAGAATTAACCGTTGATTGCAGGTGCGGTTAGAGCTACAGGAGCAACATCACCAGCAGCCAAATCTAGAGGGAAGTTGTGAGCGTTACGCTCGTGCATTACTTCCATACCCAAGTTAGCGCGGTTGATTACGTCAGCCCATGTACCAATCACACGACCTTGAGAATCAATGATTGATTGGTTGAAGTTGAATCCGTTCAAGTTGAAAGCCATTGTGCTGACACCTAAAGCGGTGAACCAGATTCCCACTACTGGCCATGCAGCCAAGAAGAAGTGAAGTGAACGGCTGTTGTTGAAGGAAGCGTATTGGAAAATCAAGCGACCGAAGTAACCGTGTGCTGCAACGATGTTGTAGGTTTCTTCTTCTTGACCGAACTTGTAACCGTAGTTTTGTGATTCGGTTTCGGTTGTTTCACGAACCAAGGAAGATGTAACCAAAGAACCGTGCATTGCAGAGAACAAGGAACCACCGAATACACCAGCTACTCCCAACATATGGAAGGGGTGCATTAAGATGTTGTGTTCAGCTTGGAACACGATCATGAAGTTGAAGGTTCCAGAGATACCCAAAGGCATACCATCGGAGAATGAACCTTGACCGATTGGGTAGATCAAGAATACTGCGGTTGCTGCTGCTACAGGAGCGGAGAATGCAACACAGATCCAAGGACGCATACCTAAGCGGTAAGAAAGTTCCCATTCACGACCGAGGTAGCAAGCTACGCCGATTAAGAAGTGGAATACTACCAATTGGTAAGGACCACCGTTATACAACCACTCATCTAAGGAAGCTGCTTCCCAGATTGGGTAGAAGTGTAAACCGATTGCGTTAGAGGAAGGAACAACTGCACCAGAGATGATGTTGTTTCCGTACATTAAGGAACCTGCAACTGGCTCACGGATACCGTCGATGTCAACGGGAGGCGCAGCGATGAAGGCGATGATGAAGCAGGTGGTAGCAGCTAACAGGGTGGGGATCATCAAGACTCCAAACCAACCGATGTAGATGCGGTTTTCGGTGCTG contains the following coding sequences:
- the psbA gene encoding photosystem II q(b) protein; its protein translation is MTTTLQQRSTANVWDRFCEWITSTENRIYIGWFGVLMIPTLLAATTCFIIAFIAAPPVDIDGIREPVAGSLMYGNNIISGAVVPSSNAIGLHFYPIWEAASLDEWLYNGGPYQLVVFHFLIGVACYLGREWELSYRLGMRPWICVAFSAPVAAATAVFLIYPIGQGSFSDGMPLGISGTFNFMIVFQAEHNILMHPFHMLGVAGVFGGSLFSAMHGSLVTSSLVRETTETESQNYGYKFGQEEETYNIVAAHGYFGRLIFQYASFNNSRSLHFFLAAWPVVGIWFTALGVSTMAFNLNGFNFNQSIIDSQGRVIGTWADVINRANLGMEVMHERNAHNFPLDLAAGDVAPVALTAPAING